A single window of Cytobacillus dafuensis DNA harbors:
- a CDS encoding putative polysaccharide biosynthesis protein, whose product MRPENHAKDLFKGAFILTIAALITKILSAVYRVPFQNIVGDVGLYIYQQVYPFYGVALTLSTYGFPVIISKLYAEEANKKEKSGIQHLFITAAFILFMIGFLGFAALYWGADILAAQMNDPQLAILLKVISITFLIFPIVSLLRGYYQGKGYMVPTAVSQVGEQLIRVLTIFLAAFLLMDQGYSLYIVAGGAAFGSVTGGIVSILILVTFFWFRKGKIHSSIVKIDFKKSRKIASILLLQGLAVCVSSMLLVFMQMADSFNLYSLLISSGMKDLDAKELKGIYDRGQPLIQVGMVVATSMSLSLVPIITSEKLKASLDMMHEKIRLALKIGLFVGVAATVGLWNIITPTNIMLFENSNGSDVLGVLSIIILLSTMIMTITAILQGLGITLFPAFVILCGFGVKYVMNMFLVPQYHTMGAAMASCITLSLIMVILFFKLRSHLNTPILNGRFLIVISFAAFVMFIVLQVYLYLTGFIHHFGHDRLFAGFQALSAVLVGGISYLWIVLKGNTFKEEELSMLPFGNKLMILLPKKTRR is encoded by the coding sequence ATGAGGCCCGAGAATCATGCAAAAGATTTATTTAAAGGAGCTTTCATTTTAACAATTGCTGCCCTTATAACAAAAATACTAAGTGCGGTTTATCGAGTACCGTTTCAAAATATTGTAGGGGATGTTGGTCTTTATATTTATCAGCAGGTGTATCCTTTTTACGGAGTTGCATTGACATTATCTACATATGGATTTCCTGTTATCATATCTAAGCTATATGCAGAAGAGGCAAATAAGAAAGAAAAGTCTGGTATACAGCATTTATTTATTACAGCTGCTTTTATTTTATTTATGATAGGCTTTCTTGGCTTTGCAGCTCTTTATTGGGGTGCTGACATATTAGCAGCACAGATGAATGATCCACAGCTTGCTATTTTGCTGAAGGTAATCTCTATCACCTTTTTGATCTTTCCAATTGTCTCGTTGCTTAGGGGGTATTACCAAGGAAAAGGATACATGGTTCCTACGGCTGTTTCACAGGTAGGCGAGCAGCTAATAAGAGTGTTAACGATATTTTTGGCGGCTTTTTTGCTTATGGATCAAGGATATAGTCTATATATCGTTGCTGGAGGAGCTGCTTTTGGCTCTGTTACAGGGGGAATTGTCTCGATTCTTATTCTAGTTACCTTTTTTTGGTTCAGAAAAGGGAAAATTCATTCATCAATCGTAAAAATTGATTTTAAAAAAAGCAGAAAGATCGCTAGTATCCTTTTGCTACAGGGCCTAGCTGTTTGTGTAAGCAGCATGCTCCTTGTTTTCATGCAGATGGCTGATTCATTCAATCTGTATTCCTTGCTTATTTCCTCCGGTATGAAGGATCTAGATGCGAAAGAGCTGAAAGGAATTTATGACAGAGGGCAGCCATTAATTCAAGTAGGGATGGTTGTTGCGACATCTATGTCTTTATCATTAGTTCCAATCATAACGAGTGAGAAGCTGAAGGCAAGCCTTGACATGATGCATGAAAAAATCCGCCTTGCACTCAAAATAGGATTGTTTGTAGGGGTTGCTGCGACAGTTGGTTTGTGGAATATTATTACCCCTACGAACATTATGCTTTTTGAAAATAGCAATGGTTCTGATGTATTGGGTGTTTTGAGCATCATTATTTTATTAAGCACGATGATTATGACCATAACGGCCATTTTACAAGGTTTAGGAATAACCCTATTTCCCGCCTTTGTCATTCTTTGTGGCTTCGGGGTGAAATATGTCATGAATATGTTCCTCGTTCCGCAGTATCATACAATGGGAGCTGCAATGGCATCTTGTATTACTTTAAGCTTGATTATGGTTATATTGTTTTTCAAGCTTCGCAGTCATTTGAATACTCCCATTTTGAATGGGCGATTTTTGATTGTGATTAGTTTTGCTGCTTTTGTCATGTTCATTGTCCTGCAGGTTTATTTATATTTGACAGGATTCATACATCATTTTGGCCACGA